ggctctgaccccagaggagATTTGGAAGCAGTGCctgtggaggagatgagtgtggaccACGAACCCTGGGACATTCCCTGTCccctcttcagtgctgtgggccaACAGAGGAGATGCCCTGACATAAAGGGTCACTGCCCCAATGCTCATCAGTCAATTTCCCCCAAACTCCCATTGTCCTGGGCCTCAAGAACGTCACATTCGTAGTGCAGATGGCTCCTGAGAGACTAattcttcccaacctatgactcatagtaacacCACGGAGGccagaagaaacagacttgctcaaggctCTGAAGGATTGTAGAgctaaattttatagaatctaaattaaatttatgtttgagtatttcattacattttctttaaaattgtagGTTACTGAATAGTATGAGAAAAATGCAGTAAAACTGTaaccatatataaaataaacacaaatattttaaaactgtatataAAGGGGGCGTGGGAGCCCCATGTGTCGTGGCAGCTGACACACGCTGTGGCCCGGGATCCACAGGCCTCACAGGAGCTGAGGTGAgttgctcacaagctgcaggtgggtccacatctgggaACTCAGTGACAGCTGTGCCTAGAGCCTGCTCTGGCTTAAgagagggcaccagagttggCGTTGCCTctttaggtgtttcttcatcttgccctggagctgcttctgtagatgcaggaagagaccatgttaccaccatgactgccttttgtgtgccttccaaggaaggaacctcccatctccatcactgaagtcccagctcaagccccctccccaggaagtcctccagaCTGCAAGCcctgggcactgacctgagcggctctgtgctcctgcctaggcccagcctctgggagctcttctctgtgtggtccagccccatcccctccccactcacccacaccacccactccacatgcacagctctctgactcctgcTCTTTTTTCTAGCAGAAACCCTCAGACCActgccctcttgcagaaatcccaccatatGTGGGATCCTGAGTGTGGCCACCTTCTCCAagtcacagtccccatactccccttaaggctctgatccaaagcccattcacttCTTGTGCTGGTCcagagatccactttctgcttcacgATACGTGTAGATCAGCGATACTTTGAGGAAGAAGTCACACCGACTGTCCTGTGGACGCTACCTGCCTGTGCAGCTCAGTGTGACTGAATCCCTCCTGACTAGAAGGAAGCGCTGGAGTGCGGTCCTGGGGGCAGcgcatttgctgaatgaatgagcccgaaccacccccatctcagatAGCTGCgtgagcctggggtccccctgctcacccctgggatttcCAATCTGGCTTTACCCAGGACAGGGACCCCTAATGGAATCTCCAATGtctttatcaaaagagaaaacagcTTAGCCTAAGGCCTGAGAATCACAAATACGGCAGAAGCTTtgttaagaagagaaaatggccaataggaacaaccacagcccctccagcacacCTCTGCAGTGTCCAGGTTCCCAGCGGGCCTTTACCCAGGGGGACACCACCCACACCCCTGAgcccctacaataaccctatgaggctgggCCTACGCTCTCCCtgttcagagaaacaaacactcagagaggtgcagtgacctgaagactcacagcagcaggtggctgagtgaccactgtgctgtggaaGGGTAGGGCTCACCTGGtacatggttggtcccacacacgtTGGTTAGTAGCACAtgttctgtattaacacagaaggATGGGTGGGGATGAAGGTGgggacgctgcccaggaagctgggcatCAAGAATTTGGTCAGTTTGTCCAATCACAGCTCCTGGGCAGCCTGCACCAtacatgtccatttttatttttatttcttaatttttgtttgcCCTGTGGGGGTCAAGCTTGTTTGGAAGCCCAAGTGAGTAGTTTTGGGATCAACTTGgaggctcagggctgggctgacagGCCTCCATGTTCAGCTCAGGAtgcccccaatgggaggccagccctTGGCCTctggccgcccagctctgagtctggacACAGGGTGAAGCCACCTCcatgggaagcagagtcctggctcaggaagggcaggtggagaaggtgaggacagttctccctgggtgggtcagggtccagaaaaacagacttgctcaaagctCTAAGGGTTTATAGGGTTAAATTTTATAAAGTCTATATTAAGGTTATGTTtacaaattatttcattaaatgttCTCTAACAATACACTCTATATTTCTAAATATCataaaaaatagagtaaaagTATAAGCCTATGTAACATGAACAGAAAGCTTGTAACACTGCATCTAtatggggatggggggagggaggcgccCTCTCTGCTGTGGCCGCTGACGTGTGCTGTGGCCCGGGATCTGGCACCACAGGCCGCCCAGGAACTGGGGTGAGTTGCTCcaatgctgcaggtggttcttctgcctcttgaagttcagtgaaagctgggcctggatccggctctggctctggagacgCCACTTGGGTGGCGTTGCCTCTTGAGGGTTTTCCTCATGttgctctggagctggttctgtagatccaagaagaggacatgttaccaccctcactgccttttgtgtgccttccaaaggcacactcacccacaccacccccggaggcctcctcctcctcctgtctcagcctcagtgggctcaggtgctcccgcTGTGAATGGAGGCACTGAGCCTGCTTTGGCAGGTGGGAGACTGGAAACTTGAGCTCTACGGAAGCCGACAGtatcatcaggctgggaaattctggaGGTGCTGGTCCAGCCACATGGCCAGGATGCAAGAGATGGCCCTGGGGACAAAGAGAGGTGGGAAGCAGAgtctgaggcctggcctttccttcaacacagccctcccagagcaccactcagagagcctggggctctgtgcctgctgctcctgcccatccagaagccagacctactccttgtccaccttcagtctgACAGTCCTGGCAGAGAAGCacctggtcacccaggaggggctggcagaaagccCTCCTAACTGACAGCTCTGGGtcaatgagggaaccacctgCCCCCTTCTccaggggaacctgacatgctctctcagGGCCCCTGTTCTATCCCATGACCCTCCCATTAGGACTGAGAAGGCTGACGTCCACCCTGTTCGTGTCACTcattggcacagagtaggtgcgtCAAGGATACTGACCAATGAGCGAACACCAGGGCTTTCCCATCACCTCAAACTTTAACTCCTGCACCTACATGCTGCCTAATTGACTAGCTGTCCTGTGTGGTTCTTtgcctcccactgaaactcaactcccaCAGGGCGGGGTACACAAAGCTGCCACTGAGGAGGTTCTACCACATTAGTGAGCAAGGTCCCGGGAtaggggtgtgggcagggctgggatgaggagCGGAAGGGTCTGAATTTTCTGAGGGTCTGACCCTCTCACTGAGCTCCCACTGTGACTCACACAACCcaaatccacatgcacagctctctgactcttgTCCTTTTTtctaggagaagccctcagacctctgccctcttgcagaaatcccaccatgtgTGGGATACAGGGTTCTGCCAGAACCTTGAATTCACTGTCCCCCATACTCCCCTCACAGATCTGATCCAAAACcgactcacgttttctgctggaacagaggttcactttcctcttcacaatacgggaagatgcagccatagggagaggaggccCGGAGGACATCACATCAGCTGTcctgtgcagcctagtgtgactgaatAGCTCCCGACTAGAAGGAAGCTCTGAGGTGCAGAAGCTTGGggtctgctctgagcactggatTATGGTTAGTGCCTAGAGACATGTCTGTACCTGGCAGCGCTTCTAAtatacttgctgaatgaatgagcccaaaccagctcCATCTCAGacagctgggtgaccctggagcCCCAACTACTCACCCCTGGCATCTCTGATCTGGATTCACCTGGGACAGGGACCCCTAGTGGGATCTCCAGTCTCTTTATGAAATGAGAAAAGAGCTGAGCCCAAGGCCCCAAAGAGAATCACAAATTTGGCAGAGGCTTccaaaacaggaagagaaaatgaccaattAGCTCAACCACAGCCCCCCCCAGCAGACCTCTCTGCTGTCTAGGCGCCCAGAGAACACTTACCAGGGAGGACCCCAGCGAGGCcccacaataaccctatgagctTGCTCCCGGTTCAGCGAGGGttcagaggaacaaacactcTGAGAgtgcagtgacctgaaggcaCACAGCCACAGGTGGCCTGGTGACCAtgtgctctggagggggaggggctcacctggtAAATAATGGGTCCCACAGCTGCTGGGTGGTAGCAAATGTTCTGGAGTAACCACAGGAACGAAGGTGGGTTCCCTGCTGCGGTATTCAATCACTTTGTCTAGCCAGTGTGCCAGGGCGATGTGCACcatacaggtcttttttttttttttttttttttttttttgccctgtgaggctgaagttcATTGGGAAACCTGAGGAGGTGGTGCTGGGGCCAGTTGGCTGGTTGGCAGCTGGATCCCCGGGCTGGGCTGACCGGCCTCCATGTTCTGTTCAGATGCCCACAGAGGCTAGCTCTTGGCCTCTGGCTGCCGAGCTCTGAATCTGGGCGCAGGCTGGAGCTGGCTCccagggaagcagagtcctggcttccaggaagggcaggtgttCAAGGTCAGAACCCTTCTCGCTGGGAATGTTGGGGATCCTGAGGCCAAAACACATCTTCCCTGATGCTCcagctcaacactgccctcctgGCTCCCACCCACCAGAGCGTTCTGGTTACTGAACAGAGCAGTGAGGAGCTCCCAGTGAGGGAAACTCCCTGAGgttccaggctgtgagcacaTTCAAATTTAAAACGGTTTCTATTTGGGTTTCCAGGGTCTGTGTGTGTAGaactgaactgttcacagaaaagcagctcGGTCCTTCTGGGCTTGGCCCAGGCAGAGAgaaggtcagggggaggggcggggctagaAGGTGGAATTGTTGTCTCCGAAGATGCAGACAGGGAAGTGCTTGacgtgggaggaccactgggctgccagctggaagaacgTCACGTCGTTCCACTCCACGCCGTCACTGACGACTGGCATCATGCTCTGTTGGTGCTTGGCCTTGCAAACCAGGCGACTGatgccctggatgcactggcttTTGGACTCCACATCTCGTCCTTGGTTTTCTTGGGCgccttcttcttctccttggtgaccaCTGTCATGGACGTGGCGGGTGTTGCTGTGGCCTCACCACTgcggggcagcctgctgacctggacagactggaagaagcacGTGAGTGTGTGTTTGGCGGTAGGGagttctttcttctcttcaaCTCTCTTGGTGTCTATTggctgggctgccgtccagtagtccacctgcagctccatcatctctgcatggacactctggctggtggaggacaggcccccactcatTGACGGCGGGGAGAGTGTGTTGGGTGAGGCCTTCCCGGCAGGGGACAGAAGCTCACTGGAGCATGAGGGGACCGCATCATCTGAGTCTCCTGACATGGCTGCAGATGGTtccactcttccaaccttcacCGCCCCCACAAAGGGGAGGAGCTTCTGTGAGGACTTCTCATCGGGTCGCTGCTGCTTAGACATGAGCATGGCCTCTGCGATGGGCAGCAGGTGGACACAGTTGGCCCCTGTGACGTACTCAGAGATTCTCGACACAacgtcctgtgtgtcctgcaaggtATTCTGGGCCTCCAGGTTGTTGAACATGTCCCACCAGTACAGGTCCTGGAAGAAGTTGTTGTAGCGGCAATCCATGGAGCCCAGGTAGCTGGCCAAGGGAtgggaacccagcgggatgaccaggaagcgcaTGTAGTCCAGCCAttggggtggctgctgggacagctgcTCCACGAAGATccgcagcacagcgctgaagtagggctgtgcccctgccaccgccATCTTCACAGCCGTCAGGGCCTGGGAATTGCAGTTGCAGTATCTCTGCATCTGTGAGACGATGATGGTGAAGGCCTCCTGGACGTCATCTGTGGAGCAAGTGCACACCATGGGCAgcgtgtgcccctgcaggatgtctgaaagtaactggccctgccagtcggaggtgttgaccaggatgatgcTCTCAGGCAGCTTGTCGTGGGAAATGAGCGTGTTGTTGAGCTGGTCACACACGGGGTTCCTGGGGACCTGCCGCTGGCTCTGCGGGTCTGGGCCCTCATTGTCCAGTCTGTTGACCCACTCATTCAGGGCTGTGTTGCAGCCCCAGTGGCCAGCCTGCTTCCTCGTGGACCTGCTGGACGGCATGACTACAGACTTGTGAAGCGCATTATGGATggcagcttcttggtgaaccaATGCCGGGCGGAGGATCCTGCCTCCCAGCTGTCCTCCAGCTGTGCCAGTCGCCTCCCAGGGGAGCAAATTCTGTGGGCCATTGAGTCAGAGCCACTATCACTTGACATGCTGTCAAAGTATCGCCTGAGCTTGggctttggggtgctggggacactgatATCATCCTCCACGTCTAGGCTACTGTCACTGGAGCTCGCCATAATGTCCTGCCGACGGTCCAGGACcttctccactttggggacatgcctCACAAGGGCCTGTTCTGAGGACACGACCTTCTCTGATACTTGGGCCATGAGCGCAGATGCCACGGCTTTCTGGTGGTAATTCTGTTGCCTGGTCATGCACCTCCTTCTTACTATCAGATTCCCTTTGTCAAAGTTATTCTCCTGGAACTGCCTGTGGGCGGCATTGTAGCTGGCCGCCTACTCGAAGAAGAAACTCTCAGATGTGCCGGCGAAGTCGTTATGCGAGGTCTGGGCCTTGATGCTGCCTGCATGGCAGTGGCCTCGTGATCGATGGGctggctggacagggaggccATTCGGGTCTTAGTGGCGGGTGTGCTGCAGATCACAAATTTGGAGTCACCGtggcttggctgcttgcctcccgGGGCCCTCGCGTTCTCAGGAAGGTGGGCCAGACTCAGGGGCTCCTTTTGGATCCTGGCGCCGTGGAGGCACCACATCTCCTCCTGCAAGTTGGAGTCT
The genomic region above belongs to Myotis daubentonii chromosome 16, mMyoDau2.1, whole genome shotgun sequence and contains:
- the LOC132217802 gene encoding LOW QUALITY PROTEIN: phosphofurin acidic cluster sorting protein 2-like (The sequence of the model RefSeq protein was modified relative to this genomic sequence to represent the inferred CDS: inserted 2 bases in 2 codons); protein product: MVISVRMQDSKGILRSQEIVLPRSGPVQTDLALTFSLQYPHFLKGAGNRLLVMLEQRKRSKNSTVLGYRTLATGAIHMAEVMQRSPQCGQMLSLCRSVKESSTTVAKVWISSLCSQPIEHKDSAKQVSPKARSAGNYTEGQDESSFSELQVSCRGKHRQDLHKDDLEKGKPKKQRRSIQGNLKQRVLALFHRFQVSEEDLDPKQDHGEHVPEVEEDLDLLYDMLQNPSDSSPDIEDDDSILSTPNPKLRPYIEGLSDSNLQEEMWCLHGARIQKEPLSLAHLPENARAPGGKQPSDSGSDSMAHRICSPGRRLAQLEDSWEAGSSARHWFTKKLPSIMRFTXSVVMPSSRSTRKQAGHWGCNTALNEWVNRLDNEGPDPQSQRQVPRNPVCDQLNNTLISHDKLPESIILVNTSDWQGQLLSDILQGHTLPMVCTCSTDDVQEAFTIIVSQMQRYCNCNSQALTAVKMAVAGAQPYFSAVLRIFVEQLSQQPPQWLDYMRFLVIPLGSHPLASYLGSMDCRYNNFFQDLYWWDMFNNLEAQNTLQDTQDVVSRISEYVTGANCVHLLPIAEAMLMSKQQRPDEKSSQKLLPFVGAVKVGRVEPSAAMSGDSDDAVPSCSSELLSPAGKASPNTLSPPSMSGGLSSTSQSVHAEMMELQVDYWTAAQPIDTKRVEEKKELPTAKHTLTCFFQSVQVSRLPRSGEATATPATSMTVVTKEKKKAPKKTKDXDVESKSQCIQGISRLVCKAKHQQSMMPVVSDGVEWNDVTFFQLAAQWSSHVKHFPVCIFGDNNSTF